GTCAAGGTACTTCTGCACTGTCAAATCACCATCTTTAACATACACCTGATCTAAAAGACAGATTTCTTTTAATTCTTTGTTTAAACGTCCTTCAATCATTTTTTCAATGATATTTTCAGGTTTTCCTGTATTTTCATTCATTGCCTGCGCTTTTAAGATTTCTCTTTCATGTTCAATGTACTCAGCAGAAATTTCACTTCTCTGTACATATTTAGGAGAAATAGCTGCAATCTGCATAGCAATATTTTTAGCCGCTTCTCTTGTTACATCATTATTTACAGTAGTTTCAACTTCTACTAAAACACCGATTCTTCCGCCACCATGGATATATGACTCAACAAATCCATTTTCAGCAACTACTTTCTGGAATCTTCTGATGTTTAAGTTTTCACCAATAACTGCAATTTTAGAAGATAATTCTTCTTTTACAGTCTTTGTCGGTTCAAGTGACCATGGTTCAGCTAAGAATGCATCAATATCAGATGAAGTTGTTTTAACTACCTGATTTACTACTGCACTAACAAAACCTCTGAATATTTCGTTCTTTGCTACAAAGTCAGTTTCACTATTAACTTCAACGATAGCCGCTATTTTTCCATCTTCGCTTACTGCTGCCTCACAAACACCTTCTGCTGCAATTCTACCAGCTTTTTTCTCAGCTGCTGCAAGTCCTTTTTCTCTTAAGAACTCTACTGCTTTGTCCATATCTCCATCGGTTGCTGCAAGGGCTTTTTTACAATCCATCATGCCTGCACCGGTCATATCTCTTAAATCTTTTACCATTGCTGCTGTAATAGCCATGTTAAAATACCTCCATTTAATTGATTAAGCTTCTACTAATTCTTCTGAACTTTCTTCTGCTGCTTCAATTGCTTCTTCAGATGCATCTGTCATTTGAACACCTTGATTTGCTTCGATAACAGCATCAGCCATTTTAGCTACGATAAGCTTAACAGCTCTGATAGCATCATCATTACCTGGAATTACATAGTCTAATTCTTCAGGATCACAGTTAGTATCTGCAATACCAATTAAAGGAATACCTAATGTATGAGCTTCTTGTACGCAGATTCTTTCTTTCTTAGGATCTACAACAAAGATAGCATCAGGAATTTCTTTCATATCTTTAATGCCGCCAAGGTTCTTTTCAAGTTTATCCCATTCTTTTTTCAATTCAATAACTTCTTTTTTAGGAAGTACTTCAAAAGTTCCATCCTGAGACATAGTTTCGATTTGTTTTAATCTTGCAATTCTGCTCTGGATAGTCTTAAAGTTGGTTAACATACCACCTAACCATCTTTCATTTACATAGTACATACCGCAACGTTCAGCTTCGGATTTAACAGAATCCTGAGCCTGTTTCTTTGTACCAACAAAAAGAACTTTTCCGCCTTCTGCAACAACATTTTTAATTGCATAATAAGCTTCATCTACTTTACCTACAGATTTCTGTAAGTCAATGATATAGATTCCGTTTCTTTCTGTGTAGATGTACTCTGCCATTTTAGGGTTCCATCTTCTAGTCTGATGTCCAAAATGTACACCGGCTTCCAGTAATTGCTTCATTGATATAACGCTCATAATAGTCCTCCATTTGGTTGATTTCTTCCGTATGTATCGTTTTTCTGACAGACCTTTAGGCACCAAGTCAGAAATCAACATACGTGCAATTTAGCATATGAATTATATCACAACCTCGTCTTAATAGCAAGTCTTTTTATTAAAAAAATACCATTTTTCGTTTAATCAAAAAAAGACAAGCTTTCACTTGTCTTAATTGCATGCTATAGAATTCGTCTTTTAAAAATATTTTTTATTTCCCCATAGATTACTTTTCTTTAAATCCAAGTATTCATTATAAGCTCGCTCAAGAATCTGTTTTTCATTGGAAAACTTAAGCATATGGTAAGCTTCATGAAATTTATAATATCCTGAATCCATAAAATATTCTTCTCTTTGTGGTTTGCTGTAATAGCTATCAGACATCATTAAATACCAATGAACATCCTTTATTACTGTATTCTGCGGCGTGCTGAACGTATATTGGCTTTTTCCAATATATTTTATAATAGAAGCATCCGTTCCCGTCTCTTCTTTAACTTCACGTATGGCTGTTTCTTTATATTCTTCGCCTTCCTCCACAGTCCCTTTTGGCAGAACCCAACCTTCATATTTATTTTTATAGTTCTTATACAGTAGTAAAATCTTTCCTCTGAATATAACTACACCGCCACAGCTCGTTGCCTCAATCATCGCAATTCCTCCTGTATAATGGTGTGTCGATTTATCTACTAACAGTATACATCATTTTTCATAATTGTTCAACTAATATTTATGCAATACTAACAAATACTTTGGTAAACAATCTTAGATTATGAAGTATTTTATGAAATCCTGCTAAACTTAGATCAAAACTGAGAGAATAACCTTGCATATGTTACTACTAGCTTTTAATATACGGCACTCATGAAATTGACGGTTTATTACAGGCGATTCTATCACAAGATGCTACAAGTAGTCTTACACGAAAACTGTAAAAGATATAAGTCTAGTTTATGCATCCTCTGTTAAGATTATTTATCTTTTTATATTTTTAATTTAGATTCTACTGCTTCCACTACTTTATTTGTTATTGTAATAGGTTTTAAAAATTTTTGAGGCAATTGGTACGGCATATTCACTTCCCGTTCCAACACCTTCAACAATAATACTAACTACAATTTCGGGTTTTGTAGCGGGGGAAAAACCTACAAACCATGCATGTGCCGGTTTATTCTGCTTATATTCTGCAGAACCGGTTTTTCCGGCAACGGTGTATTTATTATTTTTAAGTGCACCTCCTGTACCGTTTTCCACAGTTTCTGTCATATAGGCGGTAAGTATTTGTGCTTCATCGGGAGTAATAATCGAGCCATATATTTCAGGCATCGTCTTCGTAATGATATTACCACCCTGATTTACAATTCTGTCAACTAAATATGGCTTCAGTAATACACCGCCGTTGGCGATAGTTGAAACAATAAGCGCGTTATGAAGAGGGGTAATCTGTGTATCTCCTTGGCCTATAACTGTCTGAGGTATCTGATTCTTATCTGAATTGGCCGATAATACAAATTTACTTTGATTATATACAAGGTCTGTCGGCAATGGTGAATTAAATAAAAAATCCTGGCATAGTTTTCGGAAATTTTTTATATTCAGAGTTGTTCCTATATGGGCAAAGGAAGAATTACATGACTTTGCGAATGATTTCTTTAAGTCTTCCTTTCCATGTGCATTACTATTGTAACAATTAATTTTTACACTGTTAAAAATACCATGTCCTTTACAGTCATACAGGTAATCTTCATAGGTACCTGGATTTTCCCGGATATATTCAAGAGCAGTAAGAATTTTAAAGGTGGAACCGGGAGGATATAAACCCTGAGTAGCACGATTGATTAGGGCTGAATTATTATCTGAGTCCTGTACCATTTCATCCCATATCTTATCTATCTCTCCTGGATTGTAATCCGGCTTTGAAACCATAGCCAGTATTTTACCCGATGAAGGTTCCATTACTACAATTGCTCCTTTCCGGTTTCCTAAAGCTTCATAAGCCGTTTGTTGTAATTTTGTATCCAATGTTGTTATTACATTATCACCAATGTTTTTTTCTCCTGATAACTCTCTTACAATTTTGCTTAAGGTATTATTATTCGAAGTAAGTAGATGAAAATTTTCCGTAGATTCCAGTCCAGTACGTCCCTTTAAAAACCTGCCGACCACATGAGCAAACATATTTCCATAAGGGTATACTCTGGTTTCGGTACCGTCTTCATCGGTAATCGTGTGGGCTAGGACTTTTCCATCTGCCGAAACAATATCTCCTCTTACAATTTGCTCCGCTAATAAATCCTGACGCTTATTATAGGCATTGTTTATGACCTCAGAACTATCTGTAATCATAAACTTTGTATAGTAGCCCATCATCATTATAAACAATCCCACAAATATATAAGTCACAAGCATTATCTGTTGATTCGTAGGGTTCTTTTTCGGCTGCAAATCAGCCTCTGTTTGCTTCTTTTTTCTTACAGAAGCCTTTCCCTCCTCCTCATTTTCAGATTCCGATTGTGGATTGCTATACACCTCTTCACTGTGTTGCATTTTCAGTTTGTTTTTTGGATTTTCTTTTTCTCTTTTCAATAGCATCATTCCTATCCTGACTCAGGACATATAAGCCCTGAATTACACTAAACATGATTAAGCTGCTTAAAATGGAGCTTCCTCCATAACTAATGAGAGGTAAGGTTACACCGGTTGAAGGTATGAACTTAATAACCCCTCCAATGGATAAAAATACCTGAAAGGCATACATTACACTGATTCCCAGTGCAATTAACTTATAAAAGGTATCTTTTAGTTTCATTGCAATATTAATAAACATTAAAAAGCAGCTGATAAGTATTAATATCAGACAAAAAGCAAAAAAACCACCCATCTCTTCTGATATTGCTGAAAATATAAAATCGCTGTCTACTACTGGAATACTAGTTGGAAGCCCCTTTAAAAGCCCCATACCAAACCAGCCGCCGGTACCGATAGCAAACAATGATTGGGATACCTGATAACCTTCTCTGTCAATCAGAGACCAAGGGTCGCGCCATGCGGCGACACGGACTCTGACATGACTAAAAAGTTTATATGCAAAAAAGGAAGCGACAGAACCGGCTGCCAGCCCGGAAAACAAATATAAAGGCTGTGAAGTTGCAACAAAAAGCATAATGAGATAGGTTACAAAAAAGATAAGTGCTCCGCCTAAATCCTTTTCTAGAACCAGAATCAGTACATGAATCGCAGCCAGAATGGTAATATATACAATATGCTTAAAGTTTGTCTTTTTTGCCAACAAAGAGGCTATTGAAAAAACAAATAATATCTTTACAAATTCCGAAGGCTGGAATGTAAATCCTGCTATCTTAATCCAGTTGGTAGCACCGTAATTCTCCACTCCCAAGAATAAGACCGTTGCTAAAAGTACGATTCCTGATCCGCCATACAGCCATCCCAAATGAGATAATGCCTTTAATTTATCAATCAGTAAGGGTATCACCAGACATATAATTAACGATACAGATGCTATGACGAACTGCTTTACTGCTTTATCATAAGATAACCTTGTAAGCATGACATAGCCTATGGTTAATAAAAACAGCATATTATGCAAAATTGGTTTTGACAAATTTATATAAACCCACTGATATAAAGTAAATACAAGAATTATAGCCAGTAATTGCATACCATAAAGGAATGCAATCTTCAAATTTTTAGTACTAATAAAAAGTATTAGATAACATATGAAATGAAACGTGAATAAAATTGCTTTCATTTTAACATATGTCCGCTCCTGCCTTTTCTTATCGGTATACCCCAGTACGCGAAAAGCCAAATAGGTATACATGGCGATCAATACAATATTTAGGTATTTCGATAGTTCTACGATTAAGTTAACCAATTTATTTCACCTCTATTATTACGCTTAAATAGCCTATCACTATTCGATACCACGCTTAAAGTGTCCTCTGGTAAAATCCTTTATTTCTTCTACTTTAAGGCTTTTTTTATGATACGTATTTATGAATTTATGAAGAATTTTCTCAGTCTCGTCTCCGGTTTCATAAGTAAAATCAAGGCGTATATTTTTCGGGCTTATTTTTATTACTTCCTCCCGGTTACTTAACAGAGAAAGTCTTTGGCTGTTATAAATTAAGTTGTAACAATCTCTGCAATGTCTTTTTATAGGAAAGCTTTTCTGGAAACGGTCTGTCAAATTAAGTTCTTCCATATCCGGACCACAGCAGGGTGCCTCTGTAACCTTTGTATAATTTTGATTAATACTACCCTGTGCTGTTTTTGCCAGACATTGCGCTGATACCATAAGCGGCATTCTTCCGTATACAAGCAAATCCCAGTAATAACCATTCATCTCCAACAACTCTTCATTATTCAATTCCAAAGGTGCTGTATGGCACTTAATTCCTTTTTTTCTCCAAAAGCGAACATTCCAAGTGTTCATTACATATAAATTATAATCAGTAACTAGCTGTTTTTTGTCAAACTCCAACTCTTTTGTGATAAAATAATACTCTTCGTAATTTCTAATGATATATCCATCTATAGTATTGTCTTCCAATATTGTTTTATTCTGCCGGAATAATTCGTAAGTGGCTTTTCGAAAAATATGAGGAAGGAGCAGATAACACTTTTTCCCTTTTTCTTTAACATAAGCAGTTAAAGAAAGAAGCTTACTAAAGGATACTATGTCGCTTTCCAGATATACATTCTCCACTTCTGGATTTTTACAAGCTGCCTTTAACTGGTCTTCTTTTATTACACTAACGCTGATTCCTGGCACAGTAGTATCCTGATAATAAGGGGCTACAGGATTCTCGATATTCTCTTTTAACTCCCTCCTGTAACTCTCTTTGATTGCATCGTATAAAAGCTGTAAACCTTGCCTTCTTAATTCATTTAATCTTTGTACAGGAATAAAAGTATTTCCCTCCTGCGTAATAGATAATTCCTTGAAAAAGAAAGAGGTATCATTTGTTTTATTAACCTGCTTTTCTAATTTTTCTTTGGTCATGGGCTGGTTTTTGGCTTCCTCTACCAGTTCACCTCTTACCATAACCGTTATATCCCGGCAAGTCAATGCCAACTGCAAAGGCTTACTCACTATAGCTGTCAATTCACCGGTTATGGGCTCTTTTCTTTCTTCTTTTAAAAATCTGTCCGCCAGATGGTCTAACAGCATGTTATTTTTTGTGCGGTAAACAGAAAATCCAGTGGAGATTTTTAATCCGCTTTTAAAATTTGTAGTATAGTCCTTACCTTTTACCTCTCCAGCCTTAACAGTAAAATCATATACATCATCCTGCCTGTTTCTAATTTCAAGGATATCCTGTGCCTGAATATCTTCCTCCAGCCTGATTATAGCCTGATTTCCTCGCACCTTCTCTACTTTTCCAACGTAAACACCACTGTGATTTGGACGAGTTAATGACATCATCGCTTTACCATTTCGGTGTTCATAATAACCACCTGTAAAGCCGCCTCTGCTGTATAAATCAAGCAGCATTCGTTTATCATTTTTAAACTCCTCCTCGTGCTTGCTTAAGAATTTTTGATAGTTTTCCTTACCAAGCTCTAAATACTTGTCCGCATATTTACGATAAGCATATGCAACTCCTGCTGCATACTCCGGCCGTTTCATCCGACCTTCAATTTTAAAAGAATCGATTCCTGCTTCCATTAACTCAGGTATCCTGTCTAAGGTGCAGATATCTTTTGGACTTAAAAGGTACTTGTCCTCCTTATCCATTACCGCCTGTTTACCGTTATATAATTGATACGGCATTCTGCAAGGCTGCGCACATCTTCCTCTGTTCCCGCTACGCCCGCCTATCATACTGCTTAAGAGGCATTGTCCCGAATAACAATAACATAATGCACCGTGTACAAAGGACTCCACCTCTAAATCTGTACTGCTGCGCAAGGCTTTTATTTCCTCTAAACCAAGTTCTCTTGCATTTACAAGCCTTGTAACTCCCAGCGATTTTAGAACATCTCCTCCACATCCCATCGTTAAGGACATCTGCGTGCTGGCATGTATAGGAAAATCCGGGAAATGTTCGTGAACAAACAGTAGCACACCACTATCCTGGACAATAACTGCATCTACTCCCTGCTCGTAATAAGGATGTAAATAAGAATAAAGCTCTTTCTCAATCTCCTTATTTTTCAGAAGAGTATTAATGGTAAGATATACTTTTTTGCCATGAACATGCACATAATCAATGGCTTGACACAGCTCCTCCTGTCCAAAGTTATCAGCATATGCTCTGGCACCGAACTTCGAACCACCAATATAAACCGCATCACAGCCTGCATGAATCGCTGCCTTTAAGCTCGTAATAGATCCAGCAGGTGCCAATATTTCAATATTTTTCATAATTAACTCCATCTGCGACCTTGGGTCGCGTTAAAATCAAGCTTTGAATACTTTTGTTCAACCTTACTAACATATGCCGCTATGGGGCACAAACCGTAGAATAAAGAAGCCTGCCTGCAATACTGCCACATATATAAACAAGGCTGGTACAAAAAACAAGTTAATAGACTTACCTTTCAAATCCAAATACAGTAGGTAAATGTTATAAACTATGAATTTTGCAGCAGCCTTTTATGTAATCCTGTATTTATTCATCTTTATACCCATGTCCGCTTCAACAGTTATGACTAAATATTCAACCTTCCTCTCGTTTACGTTCTAAGCGAGTTTGTTCTGTTTCTAAACGGATAATTTTTTTCTGGGAATCATTAAGCTCTTTTTTTAAAACTTCTATCTCTTTTTTCGCAGCTTCAAGTTTTGTCTGAACGGAAATTAACTCATGCTTAAGCTCAAATATTTCAGTGCTTTTGCTTTCATTCTCATCTTCTATCTCTTTCACATTACTACGAATCTTGAAATAATCATCAACCAAGTTAATCTGCATTAGAATGCCCTTCATCTCGGTATCTAAAAGCTTATAAAAATCCTGCTTTTTAAACTCCTGATGTTTATTGTTTATATAAGATGCAACTTTTTGCAGATATTCTTCGCTTTCATATCCACGCAAAGTATATCTTTTATTATTAATAATTACTTCAATATTGTTCATCTTATTCATGAAATCGCCTCTCAGAATCAATAGTCCCGTGTCTGTCCGGGCATTACATAGCTCTTAACCTTGAAGAAAGTAATAATATAGGTATTATACCTTATTATTTTATCTTTCACAAGCCTTTTCCTTATGTTCCCGGATATAAACAGCTCTTTAAGAGGATTCCTTGCCAAGTCCGAAATGTTTGTAGGCAAGGTCTGATACCATCCTACCTCTGGGGGTACGTAAAATCAAACCGTTTTGAACCAGATATGGTTCATATACTTCTTCAATGGTTCCCGTATCTTCTCCCAAAGTTGCAGCTACTGTTTCGATTCCTACCGGTCCACCATGAAATTTTTCAATCATCGTAAATAAGATTTCCCTATCCATATTATCAAGCCCAAGTTTATCAACCTCCAGTAGATCCAAAGCAAAATCGGCTACCTCTTTGTTAATTTGACCATTATATTTTACCTGAGCAAAATCCCTGACTCTCTTAAGCAGACGGTTTGCAAGCCTCGGTGTTCCTCTCGAACGCCTAGCAAGCTCATAAGCTCCATCCTCATCAATTTCAACTTGAAATACTTCGGCTGACCTGGTAATAATTTCTCTTAATTCTTCTACAGTATAAAATTCCAATCGATTTACCACTCCAAAACGATCTCTAAGAGGTGGTGTTAGCATACCGGCTCTTGTTGTAGCTCCGACAAGTGTAAATCTGGGCAAATCCAGGCGGATGGATTTGGCTGCTGCACCTTTTCCTATCACTATATCAATGGCATAGTCCTCCATAGCTGGATATAAAAGCTCCTCCACCTGCCGGTTAAGACGATGTATTTCATCTACGAAAAGAACATCTCCTTCCTGTAGATTGTTCAGTATTGCTGCCATCTCTCCCGGTTTTTCAATAGCCGGACCGGATGTTACCTTCATGTTCACGGACATTTCATTTGCAATAATGCCTGCCAGTGTGGTTTTACCAAGACCCGGAGGTCCATAAAATAATACGTGATCCAAAGATTCCTTTCTTTGCTTTGCTGCCTCTATGTATACCTTAAGATTCTCCTTAGCCTTAGTTTGTCCAATATAATCCTCCAGTAGCTGGGGCCTTAAGGTACTCTCTATTTTATTGTCTTCATCCATGATTTCTGTTGTTATAATTCGTTTTCCCATCGTTATCCCCATTACTAAAATAAATTTTAAAATACTTTTTAGATATGTTACTATTACTATAAGGCTGCGCTTACATTAGTGCCTTTAAGCTGAGCTTTAATACTTCTTCTGCCGTCATACCTTCTTTGACGTTCACCTTTCTTACCACCTTTGCTGCATCCGTACCGGAATAACCCAAAACCACCAAAGCATCCATGGCCTCTCTACGCACATCTGCTGTGGAAGCCCCTACAGATTGAAATTTCATCTGTCCTTCCAATTGATTGGATAATTTATGTTCAAAAGCATCCTCAAGCTTTAATTTATCTTTTAACTCAAGTATTAACTTGCTGGCAGTCTTATTACCGATTCCGGGCGCTTTAGCAATTGTCTTAACGTCATCGGACATTACAGCAAAACGTAAATCATCCGGAGAAATCACGGATAATATCCCAAGAGCTCCTTTCGGTCCAATTCCATTAACGGTTATAAGAAGCTTAAAAATGGTTAAATCATCCCTTGTTAAAAATCCAAATAAACCAACTACATCCTCTCTTACATGAAGATAGGTATAAATTTTAACTTCATTCCCCACCTGTGGCAACCCTTCTAAAGAAGAAAGGGGCATTCGGACCTCATAACCCAACCCGTTTGCCTCAACAACAATTCCTTCTTCCTGTATTTCTGCCAGTTCACCTTTTATATATGTTATCATAAATCCTCGCCTTATCTGTTTGTATCATTTAATATTTTGTTCCTTATATTGCAAACTATCAATTATTATACCCTTAAAGCCAAAATAAGGCAAGTGCTTTTAAAACAAATGTTCGTCTCTCTGTATACCAATAGCAGGCTCCACCAATGCACCATATACGGACCCTGGCACCTTTGCCGCTATATACTCCTCCTTGTTGTTACATCTGGGTTGAGAATAGATTTAAAATTCTTTGATAGGTCTTTAAATACCAAGGCCTGTTCTTCCACTCCTCATAAGTAATTTCAACACTAATATCAATCGTATCAATGATATCCTTCTTAACCATACTAATTACTTCCGGATTGCACATCCACAACCCACATTCATAATGG
The nucleotide sequence above comes from Anaerocolumna cellulosilytica. Encoded proteins:
- the tsf gene encoding translation elongation factor Ts, whose protein sequence is MAITAAMVKDLRDMTGAGMMDCKKALAATDGDMDKAVEFLREKGLAAAEKKAGRIAAEGVCEAAVSEDGKIAAIVEVNSETDFVAKNEIFRGFVSAVVNQVVKTTSSDIDAFLAEPWSLEPTKTVKEELSSKIAVIGENLNIRRFQKVVAENGFVESYIHGGGRIGVLVEVETTVNNDVTREAAKNIAMQIAAISPKYVQRSEISAEYIEHEREILKAQAMNENTGKPENIIEKMIEGRLNKELKEICLLDQVYVKDGDLTVQKYLDSVAKEVGAPVAVKSFVRFETGEGIEKKEENFAEEVAKQMGM
- a CDS encoding FtsW/RodA/SpoVE family cell cycle protein — its product is MVNLIVELSKYLNIVLIAMYTYLAFRVLGYTDKKRQERTYVKMKAILFTFHFICYLILFISTKNLKIAFLYGMQLLAIILVFTLYQWVYINLSKPILHNMLFLLTIGYVMLTRLSYDKAVKQFVIASVSLIICLVIPLLIDKLKALSHLGWLYGGSGIVLLATVLFLGVENYGATNWIKIAGFTFQPSEFVKILFVFSIASLLAKKTNFKHIVYITILAAIHVLILVLEKDLGGALIFFVTYLIMLFVATSQPLYLFSGLAAGSVASFFAYKLFSHVRVRVAAWRDPWSLIDREGYQVSQSLFAIGTGGWFGMGLLKGLPTSIPVVDSDFIFSAISEEMGGFFAFCLILILISCFLMFINIAMKLKDTFYKLIALGISVMYAFQVFLSIGGVIKFIPSTGVTLPLISYGGSSILSSLIMFSVIQGLYVLSQDRNDAIEKRKRKSKKQTENATQ
- a CDS encoding peptidoglycan D,D-transpeptidase FtsI family protein, which codes for MKREKENPKNKLKMQHSEEVYSNPQSESENEEEGKASVRKKKQTEADLQPKKNPTNQQIMLVTYIFVGLFIMMMGYYTKFMITDSSEVINNAYNKRQDLLAEQIVRGDIVSADGKVLAHTITDEDGTETRVYPYGNMFAHVVGRFLKGRTGLESTENFHLLTSNNNTLSKIVRELSGEKNIGDNVITTLDTKLQQTAYEALGNRKGAIVVMEPSSGKILAMVSKPDYNPGEIDKIWDEMVQDSDNNSALINRATQGLYPPGSTFKILTALEYIRENPGTYEDYLYDCKGHGIFNSVKINCYNSNAHGKEDLKKSFAKSCNSSFAHIGTTLNIKNFRKLCQDFLFNSPLPTDLVYNQSKFVLSANSDKNQIPQTVIGQGDTQITPLHNALIVSTIANGGVLLKPYLVDRIVNQGGNIITKTMPEIYGSIITPDEAQILTAYMTETVENGTGGALKNNKYTVAGKTGSAEYKQNKPAHAWFVGFSPATKPEIVVSIIVEGVGTGSEYAVPIASKIFKTYYNNK
- the rpsB gene encoding 30S ribosomal protein S2, which produces MSVISMKQLLEAGVHFGHQTRRWNPKMAEYIYTERNGIYIIDLQKSVGKVDEAYYAIKNVVAEGGKVLFVGTKKQAQDSVKSEAERCGMYYVNERWLGGMLTNFKTIQSRIARLKQIETMSQDGTFEVLPKKEVIELKKEWDKLEKNLGGIKDMKEIPDAIFVVDPKKERICVQEAHTLGIPLIGIADTNCDPEELDYVIPGNDDAIRAVKLIVAKMADAVIEANQGVQMTDASEEAIEAAEESSEELVEA
- a CDS encoding peptidase U32 family protein, with translation MKNIEILAPAGSITSLKAAIHAGCDAVYIGGSKFGARAYADNFGQEELCQAIDYVHVHGKKVYLTINTLLKNKEIEKELYSYLHPYYEQGVDAVIVQDSGVLLFVHEHFPDFPIHASTQMSLTMGCGGDVLKSLGVTRLVNARELGLEEIKALRSSTDLEVESFVHGALCYCYSGQCLLSSMIGGRSGNRGRCAQPCRMPYQLYNGKQAVMDKEDKYLLSPKDICTLDRIPELMEAGIDSFKIEGRMKRPEYAAGVAYAYRKYADKYLELGKENYQKFLSKHEEEFKNDKRMLLDLYSRGGFTGGYYEHRNGKAMMSLTRPNHSGVYVGKVEKVRGNQAIIRLEEDIQAQDILEIRNRQDDVYDFTVKAGEVKGKDYTTNFKSGLKISTGFSVYRTKNNMLLDHLADRFLKEERKEPITGELTAIVSKPLQLALTCRDITVMVRGELVEEAKNQPMTKEKLEKQVNKTNDTSFFFKELSITQEGNTFIPVQRLNELRRQGLQLLYDAIKESYRRELKENIENPVAPYYQDTTVPGISVSVIKEDQLKAACKNPEVENVYLESDIVSFSKLLSLTAYVKEKGKKCYLLLPHIFRKATYELFRQNKTILEDNTIDGYIIRNYEEYYFITKELEFDKKQLVTDYNLYVMNTWNVRFWRKKGIKCHTAPLELNNEELLEMNGYYWDLLVYGRMPLMVSAQCLAKTAQGSINQNYTKVTEAPCCGPDMEELNLTDRFQKSFPIKRHCRDCYNLIYNSQRLSLLSNREEVIKISPKNIRLDFTYETGDETEKILHKFINTYHKKSLKVEEIKDFTRGHFKRGIE
- a CDS encoding NUDIX hydrolase, with the translated sequence MIEATSCGGVVIFRGKILLLYKNYKNKYEGWVLPKGTVEEGEEYKETAIREVKEETGTDASIIKYIGKSQYTFSTPQNTVIKDVHWYLMMSDSYYSKPQREEYFMDSGYYKFHEAYHMLKFSNEKQILERAYNEYLDLKKSNLWGNKKYF
- the ruvB gene encoding Holliday junction branch migration DNA helicase RuvB, with protein sequence MGKRIITTEIMDEDNKIESTLRPQLLEDYIGQTKAKENLKVYIEAAKQRKESLDHVLFYGPPGLGKTTLAGIIANEMSVNMKVTSGPAIEKPGEMAAILNNLQEGDVLFVDEIHRLNRQVEELLYPAMEDYAIDIVIGKGAAAKSIRLDLPRFTLVGATTRAGMLTPPLRDRFGVVNRLEFYTVEELREIITRSAEVFQVEIDEDGAYELARRSRGTPRLANRLLKRVRDFAQVKYNGQINKEVADFALDLLEVDKLGLDNMDREILFTMIEKFHGGPVGIETVAATLGEDTGTIEEVYEPYLVQNGLILRTPRGRMVSDLAYKHFGLGKESS
- the zapA gene encoding cell division protein ZapA → MNKMNNIEVIINNKRYTLRGYESEEYLQKVASYINNKHQEFKKQDFYKLLDTEMKGILMQINLVDDYFKIRSNVKEIEDENESKSTEIFELKHELISVQTKLEAAKKEIEVLKKELNDSQKKIIRLETEQTRLERKREEG
- the ruvA gene encoding Holliday junction branch migration protein RuvA, with amino-acid sequence MITYIKGELAEIQEEGIVVEANGLGYEVRMPLSSLEGLPQVGNEVKIYTYLHVREDVVGLFGFLTRDDLTIFKLLITVNGIGPKGALGILSVISPDDLRFAVMSDDVKTIAKAPGIGNKTASKLILELKDKLKLEDAFEHKLSNQLEGQMKFQSVGASTADVRREAMDALVVLGYSGTDAAKVVRKVNVKEGMTAEEVLKLSLKALM